From Cellulomonas dongxiuzhuiae, the proteins below share one genomic window:
- a CDS encoding acyltransferase family protein, producing the protein MAVVENVATRPTTRPATPGPSRPARLPHLRGLDGVRALAVVAVLLYHLRVPWAPGGFLGVDVFFVLSGYLVATLVLEEVEATGRFRTGRFLARRVRRLVPALLAVLAGAAAAGLVARDALTSLRGDLLAALTYTSNWWQVVADRSYFELTGRPPLLQHLWSLAVEAQFYLAVPLVALLALRAGRARVGQVAAVLTVASTVAMGVLAARAGMPVPQDPTRVYVGTDTHAMGLLLGVAAATVWRPWRTWRATGSWAAERGDAVRRFEAGVTDVAGVLALAGVVACVALVDEFSVGLYRGGFLAFAGLTVVLVGAAADPAGLLGRALARQPLRWLGERSYGIYLWHWPVLMLTRPDQDVTLPDWAAPLVRVGVTLLVAEASYRWVEMPVRRGALGRAVVRLRTPAPGRVRAAVVTATVTTAVVATAVVLAVGVVRTPAPGSAASGPTTAGTSAAPDPIGSVVPEQDRAPSAAPTADPAPAEEVGAVTAFGDSVMLGAAGELAARGVLVDAVVSRSFGEMVDLALGAGAAGSLGHTVVVHGGTNGPVAEEDLRRLLEGTAGHRMFVVNVRVPRPWEQYDNELFARVVPEYPHARLLDWKSGGEANPAWFYDDGIHLRAGGGREGYAAWIAQEIQPAG; encoded by the coding sequence GTGGCAGTCGTCGAGAACGTCGCGACGCGTCCGACGACCCGACCCGCGACGCCCGGCCCGTCCCGTCCTGCCCGGCTCCCGCACCTGCGCGGGCTCGACGGCGTCCGCGCGCTCGCCGTCGTCGCCGTGCTGCTGTACCACCTGCGCGTGCCGTGGGCCCCGGGCGGGTTCCTCGGAGTCGACGTCTTCTTCGTGCTGTCCGGCTACCTCGTCGCGACCCTCGTGCTCGAGGAGGTCGAGGCGACCGGGCGGTTCCGCACCGGGCGGTTCCTCGCGCGGCGCGTGCGCCGGCTCGTGCCCGCGCTGCTCGCGGTGCTGGCCGGCGCGGCGGCCGCCGGTCTCGTCGCGCGCGACGCGCTCACGTCGCTGCGCGGCGACCTGCTCGCCGCGCTGACGTACACGTCCAACTGGTGGCAGGTCGTCGCCGACCGCTCGTACTTCGAGCTGACGGGCCGCCCTCCCCTGCTGCAGCACCTGTGGTCGCTGGCTGTGGAGGCGCAGTTCTACCTCGCCGTCCCGCTCGTGGCACTGCTCGCGCTGCGCGCGGGTCGCGCTCGCGTCGGGCAGGTCGCCGCCGTCCTCACCGTCGCGTCGACCGTCGCGATGGGCGTCCTGGCCGCGCGTGCCGGCATGCCGGTGCCGCAGGACCCCACCCGGGTGTACGTGGGCACCGACACGCACGCCATGGGTCTGCTGCTGGGCGTCGCCGCGGCGACCGTCTGGCGACCGTGGCGCACGTGGCGGGCCACCGGGTCGTGGGCCGCCGAGCGCGGCGACGCGGTGCGCCGGTTCGAGGCGGGGGTCACCGACGTGGCGGGCGTCCTGGCGCTCGCGGGCGTGGTCGCGTGCGTCGCGCTGGTCGACGAGTTCTCCGTCGGGCTGTACCGGGGCGGGTTCCTGGCGTTCGCCGGGCTCACCGTCGTGCTCGTCGGTGCCGCCGCCGACCCGGCCGGGCTGCTGGGACGGGCGCTGGCGCGACAGCCGCTGCGGTGGCTGGGCGAGCGGTCGTACGGCATCTACCTGTGGCACTGGCCCGTGCTGATGCTGACGCGCCCCGACCAGGACGTCACGCTGCCGGACTGGGCGGCGCCCCTCGTGCGCGTAGGGGTGACGCTGCTGGTCGCCGAGGCGTCGTACCGGTGGGTCGAGATGCCCGTGCGCCGTGGTGCCCTGGGACGCGCGGTGGTCCGCCTGCGGACCCCGGCACCCGGACGGGTCAGGGCCGCGGTCGTCACCGCCACGGTGACCACCGCCGTCGTCGCGACGGCGGTCGTCCTCGCGGTGGGGGTCGTCCGGACTCCCGCGCCGGGCAGCGCGGCGTCGGGCCCGACGACCGCAGGCACGTCGGCGGCGCCTGACCCGATCGGTTCCGTCGTCCCGGAGCAGGACCGGGCACCGAGCGCCGCGCCCACCGCCGACCCTGCGCCGGCGGAGGAGGTCGGCGCGGTCACCGCCTTCGGGGACTCGGTCATGCTCGGCGCGGCCGGTGAGCTCGCCGCACGTGGCGTCCTCGTGGACGCCGTCGTGTCGCGGAGCTTCGGCGAGATGGTCGACCTCGCGCTCGGCGCGGGAGCGGCCGGCTCGCTCGGCCACACCGTCGTGGTGCACGGCGGCACCAACGGGCCGGTGGCCGAGGAGGACCTGCGGCGCCTGCTCGAGGGCACTGCGGGCCACCGCATGTTCGTCGTCAACGTGCGCGTGCCACGCCCCTGGGAGCAGTACGACAACGAGCTGTTCGCGCGCGTCGTGCCGGAGTACCCGCACGCGCGCCTGCTCGACTGGAAGTCGGGCGGGGAGGCCAACCCCGCGTGGTTCTACGACGACGGCATCCACCTGCGCGCGGGCGGCGGCCGCGAGGGCTATGCGGCCTGGATCGCCCAGGAGATCCAGCCCGCCGGCTGA
- a CDS encoding LLM class F420-dependent oxidoreductase has product MRLGYHTGYWSAGPPPGAAQAVRAADELGLDSVWTAEAYGSDALTPLAWWGAGTRRVRLGTAIAQISARTPTAAAMAALTLDHLSGGRFVLGLGASGPQVVEGWYGQPYPRPLARTREYVDVVRQVLAREAPVTYDGAFYRLPLPADEGAGLGKALRSTVHPLRADLPIHLAAEGPRNIAMTAEIADGWLPLFYSPRMDATYRELLAEGFARRSPARRPAEEFEVVATVPVVLADDVESAADAVRPFIALYAGGMGAKGANFHRDVLDRLGYATACDEIQAHYLAGDRIRAAAAVPTELVRDIALVGTEQDVRAQLPAWRSTAVTTVLAQTDPRALPRIAALWGEAGHDERATDRPAAEQA; this is encoded by the coding sequence ATGCGCCTCGGGTACCACACGGGCTACTGGTCGGCCGGCCCCCCGCCGGGTGCCGCGCAGGCGGTGCGGGCCGCCGACGAGCTCGGCCTCGACTCCGTCTGGACGGCCGAGGCGTACGGGTCCGACGCCCTCACGCCGCTCGCGTGGTGGGGCGCGGGCACGCGGCGCGTCCGCCTGGGCACGGCCATCGCCCAGATCTCGGCGCGCACGCCCACCGCCGCCGCGATGGCCGCGCTCACGCTCGACCACCTCTCGGGCGGGCGCTTCGTGCTGGGCCTCGGCGCCTCGGGGCCGCAGGTCGTCGAGGGCTGGTACGGGCAGCCCTACCCGCGGCCGTTGGCGCGCACGCGCGAGTACGTGGACGTCGTCCGGCAGGTCCTGGCGCGCGAGGCCCCCGTCACCTACGACGGCGCGTTCTACCGCCTGCCGCTGCCCGCGGACGAGGGCGCCGGCCTCGGCAAGGCGCTGCGCTCGACGGTCCACCCGCTGCGGGCCGACCTGCCGATCCACCTCGCGGCCGAGGGACCGCGCAACATCGCGATGACCGCGGAGATCGCCGACGGCTGGCTGCCACTGTTCTACTCCCCGCGCATGGACGCGACCTACCGGGAGCTCCTCGCCGAGGGCTTCGCGCGCCGCTCCCCCGCGCGCCGGCCCGCCGAGGAGTTCGAGGTGGTCGCGACGGTGCCCGTGGTCCTGGCGGACGACGTCGAGTCGGCCGCCGACGCCGTGCGCCCCTTCATCGCCCTGTACGCAGGCGGCATGGGCGCCAAGGGCGCCAACTTCCACCGCGACGTGCTCGACCGGCTCGGGTACGCCACCGCGTGCGACGAGATCCAGGCGCACTACCTCGCGGGCGACCGGATCCGCGCGGCCGCCGCGGTCCCCACCGAGCTCGTGCGGGACATCGCGCTGGTCGGCACCGAGCAGGACGTGCGCGCCCAGCTCCCGGCGTGGCGCAGCACGGCGGTCACGACCGTGCTCGCCCAGACGGACCCGCGCGCGCTGCCACGGATCGCCGCGCTGTGGGGTGAGGCTGGTCACGACGAGCGAGCCACGGACCGTCCGGCGGCCGAACAGGCCTAG